The Sesamum indicum cultivar Zhongzhi No. 13 linkage group LG2, S_indicum_v1.0, whole genome shotgun sequence genome contains a region encoding:
- the LOC110011575 gene encoding geraniol 8-hydroxylase-like, protein MRRKDGDDLEIKNYVIPKNAVILINIWAIGRDPRIWPNPDSFEPERFLNREVDFKGHDFELTLFGAGRRIFPGQPLAYRMEFEPGITPQDVDLNEKFGVSLKKAIPLKAVPTKP, encoded by the exons ATGCGTCGCAAGGACGGAGATGATCTAGAAATCAAGAACTACGTCATACCCAAAAATGCCGTAATTCTCATTAATATATGGGCGATTGGTAGAGATCCAAGGATATGGCCGAACCCTGATTCATTTGAGCCTGAAAGATTTTTGAACAGAGAAGTTGATTTCAAAGGCCACGACTTTGAACTGACCCTGTTTGGGGCCGGCAGGAGAATTTTTCCGGGGCAGCCACTAGCATATAGGATG GAATTTGAACCAGGAATTACACCACAAGATGTGGACTTAAATGAGAAGTTCGGCGTTTCACTGAAAAAGGCCATACCTCTCAAGGCTGTGCCGACCAAGCCATGA
- the LOC110011331 gene encoding ferruginol synthase-like, whose amino-acid sequence MDLIASFLLLLLSLIWAYFHLLNSNSRDRRSAKLPPGPYPFPIIGSILQLGQNPHQNFTELSKTYGPLMYLKLGSVDTIVVSSPEITKEILQTHDQAFPLRMTTAATRALDHHTASVAFLPMGSQWRNLRKICKEQMFSTQPLYASQGLRQEKLQKLLQYVQECCVNGRAVDIGQAAFVTSLNFISNTLFSLDFADYNTGSSQELEEIIHRLMRVYSCPNLGDYFGFLGLLDPQGIKREAEFCMGKLLANFDSIIDQRVEASRKSQARKSDLLEVLLEISEGNQVELTRKTMKHLLLDLFVGGHNTTSVTVEWAMTELLRNPQVMSKLKMEIRTVVGANKQVEESDISKLPYLQAVIKESVRYHPPGPFLMRRKDGDDLEIKNYAIPKNAVILVNLWAIGRDPRIWSNPDSFEPERFLNGQVDFKGHDFELIPFGAGRRICPGLPLAYRMVHLTVASLIHNFDWELEPGITPQDVDLNEKFGLSLKKAIPLKGVPTKP is encoded by the exons ATGGATTTGATAGCATCCTTCCTTCTACTCCTACTATCTCTCATTTGGGCATATTTCCATCTCCTGAACTCCAACTCCAGGGACAGGAGATCAGCCAAGCTTCCTCCGGGTCCTTACCCCTTTCCCATCATCGGAAGCATTCTCCAACTTGGCCAAAACCCCCACCAAAACTTTACCGAACTCTCCAAAACTTATGGCCCTTTAATGTATCTCAAGCTCGGCAGCGTAGACACAATCGTTGTGTCATCCCCAGAAATCACCAAGGAAATACTACAAACGCATGATCAAGCTTTTCCCCTCAGGATGACCACAGCCGCAACCCGAGCACTCGACCACCACACGGCGTCTGTGGCCTTCCTGCCCATGGGCAGCCAGTGGAGAAACCTGCGTAAAATATGTAAAGAACAGATGTTCTCGACCCAACCACTATACGCCAGCCAGGGACTACGCCAAGAGAAGCTGCAGAAACTGCTCCAATATGTCCAAGAATGCTGTGTTAATGGCCGAGCTGTGGATATTGGACAGGCTGCTTTTGTCACATCCCTTAACTTCATATCAAACACACTTTTCTCACTTGATTTTGCTGATTATAACACGGGTTCGTCTCAAGAACTCGAGGAAATAATCCACAGATTGATGAGAGTGTATTCCTGTCCTAATCTTGGAGATTATTTTGGGTTTCTGGGGTTGTTAGATCCGCAAGGAATCAAGCGGGAGGCGGAGTTTTGTATGGGGAAACTGCTTGCAAATTTTGATAGTATCATTGATCAAAGAGTGGAAGCTTCACGTAAGTCTCAGGCAAGGAAATCTGATTTGCTGGAAGTGCTGTTGGAGATCAGCGAAGGAAATCAGGTGGAGTTGACCCGCAAAACCATGAAGCATTTACTGCTG GATTTATTTGTTGGCGGACACAACACAACATCAGTCACAGTGGAGTGGGCAATGACAGAACTTCTGCGGAATCCCCAGGTAATGTCAAAACTCAAAATGGAGATTCGAACTGTTGTTGGAGCAAACAAACAGGTTGAAGAATCAGACATTTCAAAGCTCCCATATCTACAAGCCGTGATCAAAGAATCCGTAAGATATCATCCTCCAGGCCCATTTCTGATGCGTCGCAAGGACGGAGATGATCTAGAAATCAAGAACTACGCCATACCCAAAAACGCCGTAATTCTCGTTAATTTATGGGCAATTGGTAGAGATCCAAGAATATGGTCGAACCCTGATTCATTTGAGCCTGAAAGATTTTTGAATGGACAAGTTGATTTCAAAGGGCACGACTTTGAATTGATCCCGTTTGGGGCAGGCAGGAGAATCTGTCCGGGGCTGCCACTAGCATATAGGATGGTTCACCTAACTGTGGCCTCTTTGATCCACAACTTTGATTGGGAACTTGAACCAGGAATCACACCACAAGATGTGGACTTAAATGAGAAGTTTGGCCTTTCACTGAAAAAGGCCATACCTCTCAAAGGTGTGCCGACCAAGCCATGA